Proteins encoded within one genomic window of Bacillus thermozeamaize:
- a CDS encoding 50S ribosomal protein L23 has translation MKTPYDIIIRPVITERSTDLQEMNKYVFEVDKKANKTEIKQAIEAIFGVKVAKVNTAIVPRKPKRYGRYSGYTKEWKKAIVTLAPDSKKIEMFEV, from the coding sequence ATGAAGACGCCGTACGACATTATCATTCGTCCTGTGATCACGGAGCGGAGCACGGATTTGCAAGAGATGAACAAGTACGTCTTTGAAGTGGATAAAAAGGCCAACAAGACCGAGATTAAACAGGCCATCGAAGCGATTTTTGGCGTCAAGGTGGCCAAGGTGAATACGGCTATCGTGCCGCGCAAGCCGAAGCGCTATGGACGGTACAGCGGATACACAAAAGAGTGGAAAAAAGCGATTGTCACACTGGCACCTGACAGCAAGAAGATCGAAATGTTCGAGGTCTAA